One Brevibacillus choshinensis genomic window carries:
- a CDS encoding tripartite tricarboxylate transporter substrate binding protein codes for MKKITWGLIGLSLALVVGCSSQGGQAGGQSGQAEGKKYPEKEITLVVPYAPGGASDSTARIIAKNMEEKLKVPIVTVNKTGGTGGVGMTFVQSSPNDGYTIGYVPVEMTMHKALGLSELEPSKFDLLGQATMIPAAITVPADAPYNTIEEFVEYAKQNQGKIKVGNSGVGSIWHIASTAFANKAGVQFTDIPFDGAAPAVTALMGNHVDAVAVSLGEVKSGVEAKKLKVLAVMSAERDKNFPDIPTLKEKGLDVEVVGWGGFVLPKGTSEEYKNVLADALKGAVESDDFKKFASERGMSAVYKSPTDFTAFAEQQFKFFSDFIPTLDLK; via the coding sequence ATGAAAAAGATTACATGGGGTTTGATCGGATTGTCACTAGCGCTCGTGGTGGGATGCAGCTCGCAAGGGGGACAGGCAGGAGGGCAATCGGGACAGGCAGAGGGGAAAAAGTATCCGGAAAAAGAAATCACCCTCGTCGTTCCATACGCGCCGGGGGGAGCATCCGATAGTACAGCGCGAATCATTGCCAAGAACATGGAAGAAAAGCTGAAAGTGCCGATTGTCACGGTGAACAAGACGGGAGGTACGGGGGGTGTGGGCATGACCTTTGTCCAGAGCAGCCCAAATGATGGGTATACCATTGGCTATGTACCGGTAGAGATGACGATGCACAAAGCCCTTGGTCTGTCGGAGCTGGAGCCAAGCAAGTTCGACCTGCTCGGTCAAGCGACGATGATCCCTGCAGCCATCACTGTTCCTGCTGACGCTCCTTACAACACCATTGAGGAATTTGTGGAGTACGCCAAACAGAATCAAGGAAAGATCAAGGTAGGCAATTCAGGCGTAGGCTCCATTTGGCATATTGCTTCCACTGCATTTGCCAATAAAGCGGGTGTGCAGTTTACCGATATTCCGTTTGACGGTGCGGCTCCTGCAGTGACTGCCTTGATGGGGAACCACGTAGATGCGGTGGCGGTCAGTCTCGGGGAAGTAAAGAGCGGAGTGGAAGCCAAAAAACTGAAAGTGCTGGCTGTCATGAGTGCAGAGCGTGACAAAAACTTTCCGGATATCCCGACTCTGAAGGAAAAAGGGTTGGATGTGGAAGTGGTAGGATGGGGAGGCTTTGTCCTGCCAAAAGGAACTTCGGAAGAGTATAAGAATGTATTGGCGGATGCTCTGAAAGGAGCAGTCGAGTCCGACGATTTCAAAAAGTTCGCGAGCGAGCGCGGGATGTCGGCCGTGTACAAATCACCGACAGACTTTACGGCATTTGCCGAGCAGCAATTCAAGTTTTTCTCGGACTTTATTCCGACGCTGGATTTGAAATAA
- a CDS encoding TrkH family potassium uptake protein, whose product MLSSSQKRRLTSVQIIVFFYVGLILVSTLLLLLPFFHHPGVSLSFIDSLFTATSAISVTGLTVITVHEVFNEYGILFLTLLFQVGGIGIMTLGTFFWLLLGQKIGLEQRIWIATDHNRSTLSGLVDLMRNILVIALMIELAGTILLGTHFLLAGYYEDWYTAFYHGYFASVSAFTNAGFDLYGNSMLGFTHDYIFQSIVMILIICGAIGFPVLVELRSYLSYRRAKQRFTFTLFTKITTLTFFSLIVAGALLIYLFERSAFFQGQTWDQILFYSLFHSVSSRSGGLTTMDISLLSTPTLMMLSGMMFIGASPSSVGGGIRTTTFFVLVASVFANMRGFKDVKVFGRELVDEDVMRSFTVFFVAVILVFTAVMLLVWLEDLPFQHVLFEVCSAFGTTGLSTGITSHLGTGGKLILIITMVIGRIGIINLLLFLKRKDQIVRYHHPKERVIIGQ is encoded by the coding sequence TTGCTATCATCCTCTCAAAAACGTCGATTGACGTCCGTACAGATCATTGTCTTTTTTTATGTGGGACTCATCCTCGTCTCCACATTGCTATTGCTCTTGCCATTCTTTCATCATCCAGGAGTCTCGCTGTCATTTATCGACTCTCTGTTCACTGCGACGAGTGCCATCAGCGTCACCGGGCTCACCGTGATCACGGTCCATGAGGTCTTCAATGAGTACGGGATTCTCTTTTTAACCTTGCTCTTTCAGGTAGGCGGGATCGGGATCATGACATTGGGCACCTTTTTTTGGCTACTGCTGGGGCAGAAAATCGGCCTGGAGCAGCGAATCTGGATTGCGACCGACCACAACCGTTCTACCTTATCCGGTCTGGTCGATCTGATGCGAAATATTCTCGTCATCGCCCTGATGATTGAGCTGGCCGGTACGATATTGCTGGGAACTCACTTTCTTTTAGCCGGCTATTACGAGGATTGGTATACCGCTTTCTATCATGGCTATTTCGCATCCGTCAGCGCATTTACCAACGCGGGCTTTGACCTATATGGAAATTCGATGCTTGGGTTTACGCACGATTACATCTTCCAGTCGATCGTCATGATTCTGATCATCTGTGGGGCGATTGGCTTCCCGGTGCTTGTCGAGCTGAGAAGCTACCTTTCCTATCGCCGTGCAAAGCAGCGCTTTACGTTTACCTTGTTTACCAAAATCACGACCTTGACCTTTTTCTCGCTCATCGTAGCGGGTGCCTTGCTCATCTACCTGTTTGAGCGCAGCGCCTTTTTCCAAGGCCAGACGTGGGACCAGATCTTGTTCTACTCTTTGTTTCACTCCGTTTCATCCCGAAGCGGCGGTCTGACAACCATGGATATCAGCCTGCTCTCTACTCCTACCTTGATGATGCTATCCGGGATGATGTTCATCGGGGCCTCTCCGAGCAGTGTCGGCGGGGGGATTCGGACGACGACGTTCTTTGTGCTGGTGGCGTCTGTTTTTGCCAACATGCGCGGATTCAAGGACGTCAAAGTATTCGGCAGGGAGCTCGTCGACGAGGACGTCATGCGCTCGTTCACCGTTTTCTTCGTCGCCGTCATCCTCGTCTTTACGGCCGTCATGCTGCTGGTGTGGCTGGAGGACCTCCCTTTCCAGCATGTTTTGTTCGAGGTTTGCTCTGCCTTTGGTACCACCGGCTTGTCCACCGGCATTACCTCGCATCTCGGCACAGGGGGCAAATTGATTCTGATCATCACCATGGTCATTGGCCGAATCGGGATTATCAACCTGCTGCTGTTCCTGAAACGGAAAGACCAGATCGTCCGCTACCATCATCCGAAAGAGCGCGTGATCATCGGGCAGTAA
- a CDS encoding spore germination protein, which translates to MSRRLSDIPTGSVERDAAAIQELLQYSDDLQIQDFGRDCEQVKLMFFDTLTDSQSIHEQVLQPILQKPGAAIADCLPAASVSTVQTLSEATSYLLKGYVIVLLTGQQDIVCIAAKSSFTRSVDEPVNEKVVRGAHDGFIENLNVNVHLVRKMIENRQLTVTYYTIGRETQTRVALLYMNNLANKQVVQEMEKRIQAIHADSILGTNFIEEYVEDTPYSPFPQLLSTERPDRVTANLMEGRVALLASGAPTALIFPVTFFAFYQSPDDYNSRWFAGTFFRLIRLISFFIAISFPAIYIATVAFRFEILPSDLIIAIKQSIDKVPYPPLVEAFIMEITIELIREAGIRLPSPLGQTIGVIGGIVIGQAVVQASLVSNIMVIVVAITAIAAYVVPSNEMGTAVRLLRFGFMISAATLGLLGIVLSFTLLLIHLCALESFGTPYFAPLSTGKWRNLKDTIVRFPMWKMSSRPVDATPQRNTQETISRGWQPDDSRE; encoded by the coding sequence GTGAGCCGGCGACTTTCAGATATTCCAACAGGTTCAGTCGAGAGAGATGCTGCTGCGATTCAGGAGCTTCTCCAATATAGCGACGACTTGCAAATTCAGGATTTCGGGCGGGATTGCGAACAAGTGAAGCTGATGTTTTTCGATACGTTGACAGACAGCCAGTCCATTCACGAACAAGTTCTGCAGCCCATCCTTCAAAAACCGGGCGCTGCGATCGCGGACTGTTTGCCAGCCGCCTCGGTCAGCACCGTCCAAACGCTGAGCGAAGCGACTTCGTATTTGCTGAAGGGGTATGTGATCGTACTCCTTACCGGGCAGCAAGACATCGTATGCATCGCAGCCAAATCGAGCTTTACCCGTTCCGTTGATGAACCCGTGAATGAAAAGGTGGTTCGCGGAGCGCATGACGGTTTTATTGAAAATTTGAATGTGAATGTCCATCTGGTCCGGAAAATGATTGAAAATCGGCAATTAACGGTCACGTATTATACCATCGGAAGGGAGACACAGACGCGGGTAGCCCTTCTATATATGAATAACCTGGCAAACAAACAGGTTGTCCAGGAGATGGAAAAACGAATTCAAGCCATCCATGCAGATAGCATATTAGGGACCAATTTTATCGAAGAGTATGTTGAAGACACTCCCTACTCCCCGTTTCCCCAGCTTCTCAGTACAGAGCGCCCTGACCGGGTCACGGCTAATCTGATGGAAGGTAGGGTGGCGTTATTAGCCAGCGGGGCTCCTACGGCTCTGATTTTTCCGGTGACGTTCTTCGCGTTTTACCAATCTCCAGATGACTACAATAGCCGCTGGTTTGCAGGGACATTTTTTCGTTTGATTCGATTGATCAGCTTTTTCATCGCTATTTCATTTCCTGCCATTTACATCGCGACGGTTGCTTTTCGATTTGAAATTTTACCGAGCGACTTGATCATCGCGATCAAGCAATCGATCGATAAAGTTCCCTACCCGCCCTTGGTGGAAGCCTTCATCATGGAAATCACGATCGAACTGATTCGGGAAGCGGGGATTCGCTTGCCCTCGCCACTTGGGCAAACCATCGGCGTGATTGGCGGTATCGTGATCGGGCAAGCGGTGGTGCAGGCAAGCCTCGTCTCCAATATCATGGTCATCGTCGTGGCAATCACGGCGATAGCTGCCTATGTCGTCCCGTCCAATGAAATGGGCACAGCGGTTCGGCTGCTTCGGTTCGGATTCATGATCTCGGCAGCCACGCTCGGACTTTTGGGCATTGTATTGAGCTTTACGCTGCTACTTATTCACCTGTGCGCCCTAGAGTCCTTTGGCACACCTTATTTCGCGCCCCTTTCTACCGGTAAATGGAGGAATCTCAAAGATACGATAGTCCGCTTCCCGATGTGGAAAATGAGCAGCCGGCCCGTTGATGCAACTCCTCAAAGAAACACGCAAGAGACAATCTCTCGAGGGTGGCAACCAGATGATTCCAGAGAATAG
- a CDS encoding GerAB/ArcD/ProY family transporter — MIPENRKISPLQLMFVIIQSQVGAGILSLPYQVHLSAKGDSWISMLLSGVLVQILIVGYWMLMSRNPGSTLFRLTTERTGAVFGFLINLCYIGYFLFIATLIQLNYYAIISKWAYPNTPKWLLLGLMFLVSAYLCKQSLQVIARFYILLSFLLIPVIILLILAISKGHLIYLLPIGQAGLGNIFLGIKSTIVAMTGFEAIFVLFPYVQGSPKVILKKLMAANLLVTLLYTMTIFAAITIFNSKQLMLIPEPVLYMLKALSFIVIERLEFIFLSFWITKVISSSAIFIFLSAVGISHMLKKQSHTRLAVPVSMIPFVIALWADDPFITDKMADLLVVISPVIFIIIPAVLLVISSLQKGKGRQKTA; from the coding sequence ATGATTCCAGAGAATAGGAAAATTTCTCCCCTTCAACTCATGTTCGTCATCATCCAGAGCCAAGTAGGTGCAGGTATTCTTTCGCTGCCCTATCAGGTCCACCTTTCTGCTAAAGGAGATAGCTGGATATCCATGCTGCTCTCGGGAGTGCTCGTACAGATCCTGATTGTGGGGTACTGGATGCTGATGAGCAGAAATCCCGGTTCCACCCTGTTCCGTTTGACAACAGAACGGACAGGGGCCGTTTTCGGATTCCTCATCAATCTGTGCTACATCGGGTACTTTTTGTTCATCGCTACACTCATTCAGCTCAACTATTATGCCATCATCAGCAAATGGGCTTACCCCAACACGCCCAAATGGCTTTTGCTGGGGCTGATGTTTTTGGTCTCGGCTTACTTATGCAAGCAGAGCCTTCAGGTCATCGCTCGATTTTATATCCTCCTGAGCTTTTTGCTGATTCCCGTCATTATCTTGCTCATCCTCGCCATCTCAAAAGGACATTTGATCTATTTGCTGCCAATTGGACAGGCAGGTCTCGGGAACATTTTCTTAGGGATAAAAAGCACCATTGTCGCCATGACCGGCTTTGAGGCGATATTCGTGCTGTTCCCGTATGTGCAAGGTTCCCCGAAAGTCATTTTGAAAAAGCTCATGGCGGCGAATCTCTTGGTCACGTTGTTGTACACGATGACTATTTTTGCTGCTATCACGATTTTTAACTCGAAGCAGCTTATGCTCATCCCGGAGCCGGTTTTATATATGCTAAAGGCTCTGTCTTTCATTGTAATCGAGCGGTTGGAATTCATTTTTCTATCGTTTTGGATAACAAAAGTGATCAGCTCTTCCGCCATCTTCATTTTTTTAAGTGCTGTTGGAATTTCTCATATGCTGAAAAAACAAAGCCACACTCGTTTGGCGGTTCCGGTATCCATGATTCCTTTTGTCATAGCCCTGTGGGCGGACGATCCGTTTATCACGGACAAGATGGCGGACCTGCTAGTAGTGATCAGTCCTGTCATCTTCATCATCATTCCTGCCGTTCTGCTCGTGATTTCTTCTCTTCAAAAAGGAAAAGGGAGGCAAAAGACCGCATGA
- a CDS encoding Ger(x)C family spore germination protein — MKPSLFAAGILALLFLSGCWDQRILKDRNLIICIGRDLAEEGKIQNSFALLTPAIKQTSSPSSSQQPGSGAVSGKQKNVISAVGDTINQTAMMMDRKTSETVDDSKNQAVLIGEKLARLDLYSTLDLLYRDPMGELKAKVAVVKGEAKQLMEHIAARDPLVGSYLVELLESQVERRIIPEATLQSIYPSLLEHGEDLIIPYLGLVDGEPAVIGSVLTHDKKMTGTLTPDESLLSMMFSKFDLKGARINQRIGGDEKLRTLGYISFLVGNVKRKMDVKVESSSSQSIIVDLHAKLKVTVVEYPHNQLNTEAKFNELNRKLSNQLTKDAEKVLHKLQEARCDFYGVGRQIMAFHPETWKKLDWDKDFSRISFRPRVEVEIKGTGLIH; from the coding sequence ATGAAACCATCTTTGTTTGCAGCGGGTATCCTCGCTCTTCTCTTTCTCAGTGGATGTTGGGATCAACGAATATTAAAGGACAGAAACCTCATCATTTGCATAGGTAGAGACTTGGCGGAAGAGGGGAAAATTCAAAACTCCTTCGCATTGCTGACGCCAGCCATTAAGCAGACGAGCTCTCCTTCTTCATCGCAGCAACCAGGATCAGGAGCAGTGAGCGGAAAGCAAAAGAATGTGATTTCGGCGGTCGGAGATACGATCAACCAGACAGCGATGATGATGGACAGAAAAACATCGGAAACCGTAGATGATTCAAAAAATCAAGCCGTTCTGATTGGGGAGAAGCTGGCTAGACTGGATCTCTATTCGACACTGGACCTGCTGTACCGGGACCCCATGGGGGAATTAAAAGCGAAGGTTGCCGTTGTGAAAGGCGAGGCCAAACAGCTCATGGAGCATATCGCAGCAAGAGATCCTCTGGTCGGCTCCTACCTCGTCGAGCTGTTGGAAAGCCAGGTGGAAAGACGAATCATACCGGAGGCGACACTCCAATCCATCTATCCATCCCTGCTCGAACACGGAGAGGACCTGATTATTCCATACCTGGGCCTAGTCGATGGGGAACCTGCCGTCATTGGGAGCGTTCTGACTCATGACAAAAAAATGACAGGGACGCTGACTCCGGATGAGTCGCTTCTCAGCATGATGTTTTCAAAATTCGACCTGAAGGGAGCGAGAATCAATCAAAGAATCGGCGGGGATGAAAAGCTGCGCACGCTAGGCTACATCAGTTTCCTGGTGGGAAATGTGAAGAGAAAAATGGATGTAAAAGTGGAGAGTTCTTCCTCTCAGAGCATCATCGTTGACTTGCATGCAAAGCTAAAGGTTACCGTTGTCGAGTATCCGCATAACCAGTTGAACACCGAAGCCAAATTCAATGAACTGAATCGAAAATTATCAAATCAATTAACGAAGGACGCAGAAAAAGTGTTGCACAAGCTGCAGGAAGCCAGATGCGATTTCTATGGGGTAGGCCGTCAGATCATGGCTTTTCATCCGGAAACCTGGAAGAAGCTGGACTGGGACAAGGACTTTTCACGCATTAGCTTTCGCCCCCGGGTGGAGGTAGAGATCAAAGGGACCGGTCTGATTCATTAA
- a CDS encoding ABC transporter ATP-binding protein, translating into MFAVLAKLNWFFREHRKQYVVAITLLIVGGILEVIPPKIIGVAIDELQLGTMTAERMFQIILFYAVLTVVLYLVNLVWVNKLFGGAYLAERTLRSKLMTQFLKMTPTFYQKNRTGDLMARATNDLKAVSMTTGFGILTLVDSVSFTSVIILTMGFLVSWKLTIASILPLPLMAYAINRYGKKIHERFSLAQDAFGELNDQVLESVAGVRVVRAYVQETADEGRFRAKTDEVYEKNIAVAKVDSLIEPTVKILVGICYMIGLIYGGYLVFHQELTLGELVSFNVYLGMLIWPMFAIGELINVMQRGSASLDRVNETLAYQADVTDHEQPERPAIPEMIHFDGVTFRYPSAHVDSLKDVSFTLERGEELGIVGRTGSGKTTLVRQLLREYPLGAGMVTISGIPLEQIALDQLKHWIGYVPQEQILFSKTVRENVLFGSKDGTEEELHEALRLAAFARDVQFLPEGVETVVGERGVALSGGQKQRVSIARALLVQPEILILDDAMSAVDGKTEAEMIANIRRERAGKTTIITTHRLSAVKHADWVLVLDEGQIVEEGTHEQLLERGGWYKEQYMRQQMEAQWTEGE; encoded by the coding sequence ATGTTCGCGGTTTTAGCAAAACTGAATTGGTTTTTTCGAGAGCATAGAAAGCAATATGTAGTCGCGATTACGCTGTTGATCGTCGGAGGCATCCTGGAGGTGATTCCGCCCAAGATCATCGGGGTGGCGATCGATGAGCTTCAGCTGGGAACCATGACGGCGGAGCGGATGTTTCAGATCATTCTGTTTTATGCGGTCTTGACCGTTGTTCTCTATCTGGTCAATCTCGTCTGGGTGAACAAACTGTTTGGTGGAGCGTACCTGGCAGAGCGGACACTGCGTTCCAAGCTGATGACGCAATTCCTCAAGATGACGCCAACGTTTTATCAGAAGAATCGCACAGGAGACCTAATGGCCCGCGCGACGAACGACCTGAAGGCCGTGTCGATGACGACGGGCTTCGGCATTCTGACCTTGGTGGACTCGGTCAGCTTTACCAGTGTGATTATTTTGACGATGGGCTTTTTGGTCAGCTGGAAATTGACGATTGCTTCCATCCTGCCGCTGCCCTTGATGGCTTACGCGATCAATCGGTACGGCAAGAAAATTCACGAGCGTTTTTCACTGGCGCAGGATGCCTTTGGTGAGCTGAATGACCAGGTGCTAGAGTCGGTCGCCGGCGTCAGGGTCGTCCGCGCCTATGTCCAGGAGACAGCAGATGAGGGACGATTTCGTGCAAAGACGGACGAGGTGTACGAAAAGAATATCGCGGTGGCCAAGGTCGATTCCCTCATCGAGCCTACTGTGAAAATTCTCGTAGGGATCTGTTACATGATCGGCTTGATCTACGGTGGATATCTGGTCTTTCACCAGGAGCTGACACTCGGGGAGCTGGTCTCCTTCAACGTTTACCTGGGGATGCTCATCTGGCCGATGTTCGCGATCGGGGAGCTGATCAACGTCATGCAGCGGGGCAGTGCATCACTCGATCGGGTCAACGAGACGCTGGCGTATCAGGCAGACGTGACGGATCACGAACAGCCCGAGCGACCGGCGATCCCAGAGATGATTCATTTTGATGGTGTGACCTTTCGCTATCCATCCGCCCATGTCGATTCTCTCAAGGACGTCTCGTTTACGCTTGAGCGAGGGGAGGAGCTGGGGATCGTAGGAAGGACCGGAAGCGGCAAAACCACGCTGGTACGCCAGCTGTTGCGGGAATACCCACTGGGGGCGGGGATGGTCACAATCTCGGGCATTCCATTGGAGCAGATTGCGCTCGATCAGCTCAAGCACTGGATCGGCTATGTGCCCCAGGAACAGATCCTGTTCTCCAAAACGGTACGGGAAAATGTGCTCTTCGGCAGCAAAGACGGGACAGAGGAAGAGCTGCATGAGGCATTGCGCCTAGCCGCTTTCGCTCGCGACGTCCAATTTTTGCCGGAAGGGGTGGAAACTGTCGTCGGGGAGAGGGGAGTCGCGCTCTCTGGAGGACAAAAACAGCGGGTATCGATCGCACGGGCTTTGCTGGTTCAGCCGGAAATCCTGATTCTCGACGATGCCATGTCGGCAGTTGACGGCAAGACAGAGGCGGAGATGATCGCCAATATCCGGCGTGAGCGTGCCGGAAAGACCACGATCATCACGACCCACCGTTTGTCTGCCGTAAAGCATGCCGATTGGGTGCTGGTCCTCGATGAAGGGCAAATCGTCGAAGAAGGAACGCATGAGCAGCTCCTCGAACGAGGCGGTTGGTACAAGGAGCAATACATGAGACAACAGATGGAAGCACAATGGACGGAGGGCGAGTGA
- a CDS encoding ABC transporter ATP-binding protein, whose translation MSTGKRLFYYAAIFKKTILLGLLMLSIAVAAELTGPFLAKKMIDTHILGIELPWYETNKRDDSAMYQGKWYTRQDHLAEGERNGAQVRVLQVGRAYYFIDQPIVADGKREFRNGTLTISHDSGKDVYPAQMLTSQEVFGFFRPETRGLLMLAGLYMGLLAMASLFHYGQKFMLQKSANQVIRKLRVDVFAHIQRLPIPYFDKLPAGKVVARVTNDTEAVRELFSKVLDQFFSSCIYLVGIFIALFLLDVKLALVCLAILPIMVVWVILYRKYAAVYNHVIRRRLSDINAMINESIQGMAIIQAFRREKETKREFDELNEEIFTYQKKMQFFNSVASFNLVHFLRNLAFILFIWYVGGASEGIGSLFTLGVLYAFVDYLNRLFQPITQIVNQLSLLEQARVAAERVFELIDEEGIPVDPGKIPCYQGNVRFENVTFAYQADRYVLRQVSFEAWPGETVALVGHTGSGKSSIINLLFRFYDISDGAILIDGKNVQDMTKQQVRQHMGIVLQDPFLFTGTILSNVTLSDPSISREKAEKALRDVGAEQLLRTLPKGFDEPVMEKGSTLSAGQRQLISFARALAFDPAILVLDEATASIDTETEGIIQEALEVLKKGRTTFIIAHRLSTIKNADQILVLDRGTIVERGKHDDLMEKRGKYFQMYQLQQGERSSNGAVLSAP comes from the coding sequence ATGTCGACAGGAAAGCGGTTATTTTATTACGCGGCGATTTTCAAGAAAACAATCCTTTTGGGCCTGCTGATGCTATCCATCGCGGTAGCCGCAGAGCTGACGGGTCCCTTCCTCGCGAAAAAGATGATCGATACCCACATCCTTGGGATCGAGCTTCCGTGGTATGAGACAAACAAGCGTGACGACTCTGCCATGTATCAAGGGAAGTGGTACACCCGCCAAGACCATCTGGCAGAAGGGGAACGGAATGGTGCCCAAGTACGTGTGCTCCAAGTCGGGCGGGCCTATTACTTTATCGACCAACCGATCGTTGCAGATGGCAAGCGTGAGTTCCGGAATGGGACACTCACCATCTCGCATGATTCCGGGAAGGATGTCTATCCGGCACAAATGCTGACCAGTCAGGAGGTCTTTGGCTTCTTTCGTCCGGAGACCAGAGGCTTGCTGATGCTCGCCGGCCTCTATATGGGGCTGCTCGCGATGGCGTCCCTTTTTCATTACGGACAAAAGTTCATGCTGCAGAAATCTGCCAACCAGGTGATACGAAAGCTGCGGGTAGATGTGTTTGCGCATATCCAGCGCTTGCCGATTCCTTATTTCGACAAACTTCCCGCTGGAAAAGTGGTCGCCCGTGTCACCAACGATACGGAGGCAGTGCGCGAGCTCTTTTCCAAGGTGCTCGATCAGTTCTTCAGCAGCTGCATTTATTTGGTGGGTATCTTCATCGCATTGTTCTTGCTCGATGTAAAGCTCGCTTTGGTGTGTCTCGCCATCCTGCCGATCATGGTCGTTTGGGTCATTCTCTATCGGAAGTACGCTGCCGTCTACAATCATGTCATCCGTAGAAGGCTCAGTGACATCAACGCCATGATCAACGAGTCCATCCAAGGAATGGCCATCATTCAGGCGTTTCGCAGAGAAAAGGAAACCAAGCGGGAATTTGACGAGCTCAATGAAGAGATCTTCACTTACCAGAAAAAGATGCAGTTTTTCAACTCGGTGGCTTCCTTCAATCTGGTGCATTTTTTGCGCAATCTCGCTTTCATCCTATTCATCTGGTATGTGGGTGGAGCATCGGAGGGGATCGGAAGCCTGTTTACGCTTGGTGTCTTGTACGCCTTTGTCGACTATCTCAACCGACTGTTTCAGCCGATCACTCAAATCGTCAACCAGTTGTCCTTGCTGGAGCAGGCACGGGTAGCGGCAGAGCGGGTATTCGAACTGATCGATGAGGAAGGGATTCCCGTCGATCCGGGGAAAATTCCTTGCTATCAGGGGAATGTCCGCTTTGAAAATGTCACGTTTGCGTACCAGGCAGACCGATACGTGCTGCGCCAGGTTTCATTCGAGGCGTGGCCGGGAGAAACGGTCGCGCTGGTCGGACATACAGGCTCGGGGAAAAGCTCCATCATCAATCTGCTGTTCCGCTTTTACGATATCAGTGACGGGGCGATTCTGATCGACGGGAAAAATGTGCAGGACATGACGAAGCAGCAGGTACGACAGCATATGGGGATCGTCCTGCAGGACCCGTTTTTGTTTACGGGGACGATTCTTTCCAATGTGACCCTGTCCGACCCGTCGATTTCGCGGGAAAAGGCGGAAAAAGCGCTGCGGGATGTTGGGGCAGAGCAGCTTCTGCGCACACTGCCGAAAGGCTTTGACGAGCCCGTCATGGAGAAAGGAAGCACCCTTTCCGCGGGTCAACGCCAGCTCATTTCGTTTGCACGAGCCCTTGCCTTTGACCCCGCAATACTCGTGCTGGATGAAGCCACGGCAAGCATCGACACCGAGACGGAGGGCATCATCCAAGAGGCGCTTGAGGTCTTGAAAAAAGGCAGGACTACGTTCATCATCGCTCATCGGCTGTCGACGATCAAAAATGCGGATCAGATTCTCGTCTTGGATCGGGGAACCATCGTAGAACGTGGCAAGCACGACGATCTGATGGAGAAGAGAGGAAAGTATTTTCAAATGTATCAACTGCAGCAAGGGGAACGTTCATCGAATGGCGCAGTGCTGTCAGCGCCGTGA
- a CDS encoding sulfite exporter TauE/SafE family protein: MTSIQVILAIVSGGIVGFVLGLLGGGGSILATPLLLYIVGVQDPHVVIGTSAFAVAVNAYINFIPHAKAGHVRWKAAACFAILGSIGAFFGSFVGKLIPGKQLLFFFAVFMIVMAVRMSMPKKKSEETVDAGAQVRFLRVAVIALAVGALSGFFGIGGGFLIVPGLMFATKMPMIAAIGSSLLSVGTIGMTTAMNYSLSGLVNWWVVLAFVGGGMIGGLAGFFLANRLSQQRRVLQYLFSGVVMAVAIYMLFINAEALNL, translated from the coding sequence ATGACTTCGATTCAAGTGATTCTCGCGATCGTTTCCGGTGGGATTGTCGGATTTGTTTTAGGTTTGCTTGGTGGGGGCGGTTCGATTTTGGCAACTCCTCTTTTGCTTTACATAGTTGGAGTTCAGGACCCGCATGTCGTAATAGGAACCTCGGCATTCGCGGTTGCGGTAAATGCTTACATCAATTTCATTCCCCACGCGAAGGCCGGTCATGTCCGATGGAAAGCAGCAGCCTGTTTCGCCATTCTCGGTTCGATTGGAGCTTTTTTCGGGTCATTTGTCGGCAAGTTGATACCTGGAAAGCAACTGTTATTTTTCTTTGCGGTTTTCATGATTGTCATGGCTGTCCGAATGTCCATGCCCAAGAAAAAGAGTGAGGAAACGGTTGACGCAGGCGCTCAGGTTCGTTTTCTGCGAGTTGCTGTCATCGCTCTTGCGGTGGGGGCGCTGTCCGGATTCTTTGGAATTGGGGGAGGCTTCCTCATTGTTCCTGGACTGATGTTCGCAACAAAGATGCCAATGATTGCAGCCATCGGCTCATCATTGCTTTCGGTAGGGACTATTGGTATGACAACGGCAATGAATTACAGTCTGTCCGGGCTGGTGAACTGGTGGGTAGTGCTGGCGTTTGTCGGCGGAGGAATGATCGGCGGGTTAGCAGGCTTTTTCCTCGCCAATCGGTTAAGCCAACAGCGACGGGTACTCCAATATTTGTTCTCCGGGGTCGTGATGGCAGTAGCCATTTACATGCTGTTCATCAATGCAGAAGCCTTGAATTTGTGA